In the Streptomyces sp. WMMC940 genome, CGGGGCTGGCGCTGGGCCGTCACGGTGGCCCGCGCGTCCCGCGCGAAGAACGTCACGGTCGACGAGGCCGTGCTCCTGCCGGGTCCGGACGCGCTGCTCGCGCCGGAGTGGGTGCCGTGGAGCGAGCGGCTGCGGCCTGGTGACCTCGGGCCGGGCGATCTGCTGCCCACGGACGCGGAGGACCTGCGGCTCGAGCCCGGCTATTCGGGTGAGGACGCGCCGCCACCGAACGCGGCGGTCTCCGAGGAGATGGCCGACCGCGTCGACGCCGAGGACGCGGAGATCGTGACCCGCGCCCCGTCACGCGGTGCGATCGCCTCCGTGGCCGAGGAACTCGGCATGCGCCGGGCGCGGGTCCTCTCCCGCTACGGCCTGCACGTCGCCGCGGACCGCTGGGAGGACTCCTTCGGCGCGAAGACGCCGATGGCGCAGGCCGCGCCGGCGTCGTGCCAGTCCTGCGGCTTCCTGATGCCGCTGTCGGGGTCGCTCAAGCAGGCGTTCGGGGTGTGCGCGAACGAGTTCTCCCCCGCGGACGGGCGGGTCGTGTCGCTGTCGTACGGGTGCGGCGGGCACTCCGAGGCGGCGGTCATGCCGAAGCCGCCGCGGCCGGCGCCGCCGGTGCTCGACTCGATGCGGTCGGACGACTTCCCGCTCCGTCCGGCACCGGACAGCGGCTCGGTCCCGGACCACGTGGAGGCGACCGCGCAGGACGAGGACCTGGGTCACTCGTAGGTCCCTCGCGGGTTCCTCTCCGGCGAAGTCACCGCCCGGCCCGCGGGTCGGCGCCCCGGGCGGCGGCCCGGGGCGCCGCCCGGTCAGAAGGCCACGATCAGCCGGCCGCGGACCCCGCCCTCCTCCAGCAGGCGGTGTGCCCTCGCGACCTCCGAAGGGGGGAGCACCTCGGCCGTGCGAGGCGTGAGGACACCCCGCTCCGCGAGAGCGGCGAGTTCCTGGAGCGCGGCGGCTCTGCCGGGGTGGTCCACGACGAACGCCTGGTGCACCTGGATGCCCCGCGTGGCGGGTGCGTCGTAGGGACGGCACTTGACGAGTCCACCGCCGTCACGGACGGCGGACAGCGCGGGTTCACCGAGGACGGCGGCGTCGATGAGCCCGTCTGCCCCGTCCGGCACTGC is a window encoding:
- a CDS encoding DUF3027 domain-containing protein, coding for MSAATTRSRTPDRLCAEAVDLARAAADEAAAPGVVGEHVSLASEGDRVVTHFFECQEAGYRGWRWAVTVARASRAKNVTVDEAVLLPGPDALLAPEWVPWSERLRPGDLGPGDLLPTDAEDLRLEPGYSGEDAPPPNAAVSEEMADRVDAEDAEIVTRAPSRGAIASVAEELGMRRARVLSRYGLHVAADRWEDSFGAKTPMAQAAPASCQSCGFLMPLSGSLKQAFGVCANEFSPADGRVVSLSYGCGGHSEAAVMPKPPRPAPPVLDSMRSDDFPLRPAPDSGSVPDHVEATAQDEDLGHS